The Naumovozyma castellii chromosome 4, complete genome genome contains a region encoding:
- the SCY1 gene encoding Scy1p (ancestral locus Anc_6.191), translated as MMFWSSKTGISSKYTFSSSPTFTAEPWSVYTGRPKSSSNSGASKVSIFQFDKKMFENYLLKYGIIKSKSSSQDKNLIQEGYEILRSQVNNLAKLKHPNILTLIEPLEEHSKNFLFVTEYVTGSLESIFKTDQQQNDDADEQDFFKGHVKDQIVIRRGILQLVNGLDFIHNKVHCVHLDIQPKSIFINENSDWKISGLGHLFKLPSGSNTSEHFLPQYDPRIPSFMQLQYDYTAPEIIFDNTVTCKNDYFSLGLLINFLYTGENNLIRSENSSSQYKDEYKKFEKKISSMSWDNVFPKLPNQLKACIPKLMNRDIYSRYDNITDFLETEFFQDPLIKTLNFLDDLPTKSNQEKLVFLDGLIELLPQFPVALLQKKFLPILLGLLDQLCADKNIDQGCISRDLQIILKIGSSLSQLSFHEKVYPVLTNKTNFPILLNSSTDSLIDNISILKEKIKLSEFLDSFMKPLLKYVLNNFEGENSITSQEKLLSQLPLILDCLDFPEVKNFLLPLIANLFTKTTSLTIKVTIITCFKTLIEHKSVDAYVFCEEVLPLFKSMKTRDPRILMTSLTLFETIPQIVSDEVILVEQLLPLMWNYSMASTLKANQYTAFTKVINKFSSDIQNRHIQKLGNSTDLNGLNKEGAFNKIIDTPVVKKTPDLETQQAKNISTPAIRPTRNNMLPKASLPIQPLSRNPLPLSNKTLPVKSPDFDHHFANNGSVNPLTGSRSSAHTRQGQSQVYTPKNATTDTFDDFDTFVSASSTPQTTNRVTPMQQPLKPNTISPAPGNFPPGFSIPLQPNRKDANPSSSSFDINSDSLI; from the coding sequence ATGATGTTCTGGTCCTCGAAGACTGGGATAAGTTCCAAATACACATTTTCATCCTCGCCAACGTTTACCGCTGAACCTTGGAGTGTTTACACCGGTAGACCCAAATCTAGCTCCAATTCAGGTGCATCTAAGGTAtcaattttccaatttgataagaaaatgtttgaaaactatcttttgaaatatgggattatcaaatcaaaatcttcatcGCAGGATAAGAACTTAATTCAAGAGGGTTATGAAATCTTGAGAAGTCAGGTTAACAACTTGGCTAAACTAAAGCATCCAAACATACTGACACTAATTGAACCCCTTGAGGAACACTCCAAAAATTTCCTGTTTGTTACAGAATATGTGACAGGTTCATTGGAATCGATATTTAAGACTGACCAACAACAGAATGATGACGCTGATGAACAGGACTTCTTTAAAGGTCATGTGAAGGATCAGATCGTTATTCGCCGTGGTATCTTACAATTAGTAAACGGGTTGGATTTTATTCACAATAAAGTTCACTGTGTCCATTTAGATATTCAACCAAAATctatattcattaatgaGAATTCagattggaaaatttctgGATTGGGTCATTTATTTAAACTGCCTTCAGGTTCAAACACATCAGAACATTTCTTACCACAATATGATCCAAGAATACCCTCATTCATGCAACTACAATATGATTATACTGCTCCagaaattatttttgaTAATACTGTCACTTGCAAGAATGATTATTTCTCATTGGGacttttaataaatttccTATATACTGGAGAGAACAATTTGATACGTAGTGAGAATTCAAGTAGTCAATataaagatgaatataAGAAATTCGAGAAGAAAATTAGTTCCATGTCCTGGGATAATGTATTCCCCAAGCTGCCCAATCAACTAAAAGCATGCATCCCAAAACTAATGAATAGAGACATTTATTCTCGCTATGATAATATCACCGATTTTCTTGAAACTGAATTTTTCCAAGATCCATTAATTAaaacattaaattttctGGATGATTTGCCAACCAAAAGTAACCAAGAAAAATTGGTTTTCCTTGATGGTTTGATTGAATTGCTACCGCAATTTCCAGTGGCATTATTgcaaaagaaatttttacCAATCCTTTTAGGATTATTGGACCAATTATGTGCTGATAAGAATATAGATCAAGGTTGTATCTCGAGAGACTTACAAATTATCTTGAAGATTGGTTCCAGTTTATCACAATTATCATTTCATGAGAAAGTGTATCCAGTACTGACAAATAAGACAAATTTCCCGATTCTATTAAACAGTTCTACTGATTCTTTAATCGATAATATATCGATCttaaaggaaaagattaaacTATCTGAATTTTTAGACTCATTTATGAaaccattattgaaatacgtattgaacaattttgAAGGTGAAAATTCCATTACATcccaagaaaaattattatcacAATTACCCTTAATACTTGACTGCCTTGATTTCCCGGAAGTGAAGAACTTCCTCTTACCTTTAATTGCCAACCTTTTCACCAAGACTACCAGTTTAACTATAAAAGTTACTATTATAACATGTTTTAAGACTTTAATCGAGCATAAATCAGTGGATGCATATGTGTTTTGTGAAGAAGTGTTGCCATTGTTTAAATCAATGAAGACACGAGATCCAAGAATTTTAATGACATCTTTGACGTTATTTGAAACCATCCCACAGATCGTATCAGACGAAGTTATACTTGTGGAACAATTATTACCCTTGATGTGGAATTATTCTATGGCATCCACTTTGAAGGCAAATCAATACACAGCCTTCACCAAGgtcattaataaattttcatcagATATTCAAAATCGTCATATACAAAAACTGGGGAACTCCACTGATTTGAATGGATTGAATAAAGAGGGTGCCTTTAACAAGATTATTGATACACCAGTTGTGAAAAAGACACCTGACCTGGAAACACAGCAAGCCAAGAATATCAGTACGCCGGCGATTCGCCCCACTCGAAATAACATGCTACCCAAAGCCAGTCTACCGATCCAGCCCTTATCAAGAAATCCGCTACCACTGTCCAATAAAACGCTTCCAGTTAAGAGTCCTGATTTTGACCATCACTTTGCAAATAATGGTTCAGTAAACCCTTTAACGGGATCTCGTTCCTCTGCGCATACAAGGCAAGGGCAATCTCAAGTATATACACCTAAGAATGCTACTACTGATacatttgatgattttgatacATTCGTATCTGCGTCGTCGACCCCACAGACCACCAATAGAGTGACACCCATGCAGCAACCGCTGAAACCAAATACAATATCTCCCGCTCCAGGCAATTTCCCACCAGGATTTTCCATCCCACTCCAGCCCAACAGGAAGGATGCCAATCCATCCAGTTCCTCCTTCGACATCAACAGCGATTCATTGATTTAA
- the MIY3 gene encoding Miy3p (ancestral locus Anc_6.195) has product MSQGFQTKTVDINGTQHKILLENEQGPTALVALTNVLLLSPGLQQTAYELIQLVNNASNNFVSWNELLQVLSRVGLQNHNYVSNLNNEQLVQYLPQLQSGLNVNPGFNGSFEDGIEMSLFRLFNVGIVHGWIIDGDNDPVAYDHVARYTYESAQRLLVQSYDIKKNNLQVDNKDLILEDANYIKSFLARSATQLTEYGLKHLKEILVERGFAVLFRNEVYVTLYKNNGQLYTLVTDLQHRNDTDIIWQSLKSVNGTQDSYYTGNFISTSLERTNGYGPPQAAALQNPQIESVVSNPFSDQNQTSRQRTQPVETFHEDTRGQQLETDEELARRLQDEEDSRAADNMQGSYNVAAARARRQTNENATQQKKKKKGGLFSMKPGKKRLQKRKEKGKSEDPKDCIIM; this is encoded by the coding sequence ATGAGTCAAGGATTTCAAACTAAAACGGTAGACATTAACGGTACCCAGCACAAGATTCTGCTAGAAAATGAACAGGGTCCCACCGCACTAGTGGCACTTACAAACGTCCTCTTATTGTCTCCTGGACTACAACAAACGGCATatgaattaattcaattggTGAATAATGCAAGCAATAATTTTGTCTCCTGGAACGAGTTGCTACAAGTGTTGAGTCGAGTCGGACTACAGAACCATAATTATGTCtccaatttgaataacGAACAATTGGTTCAATATTTACCACAATTGCAATCAGGATTAAATGTGAACCCAGGCTTTAATGGGTCCTTTGAAGATGGCATTGAGATGTCTTTGTTTAGATTGTTCAATGTCGGGATTGTCCATGGGTGGATTATAGACGGGGATAATGACCCTGTTGCATATGATCATGTGGCAAGATATACTTATGAGAGTGCTCAGAGACTTTTAGTACAATCATATgatattaagaaaaataatttacAAGTGGATAATAAGGATCTTATCCTGGAGGATGCTAATTATATTAAATCTTTCCTAGCCAGATCTGCAACTCAATTGACTGAGTATGGgttgaaacatttaaagGAAATTTTGGTGGAGAGAGGATTTGCCGTATTGTTCAGAAACGAAGTGTATGTGACACTTTATAAGAATAATGGTCAATTGTACACATTGGTGACGGATTTACAGCATAGGAATGATACTGATATTATTTGGCAATCATTGAAATCTGTTAATGGTACTCAAGACAGTTATTATACAGGGAATTTCATTTCGACAAGTTTAGAAAGGACTAATGGGTATGGTCCACCACAAGCTGCCGCATTGCAAAACCctcaaattgaaagtgtAGTTTCCAATCCATTTAGTGATCAAAATCAAACTTCCAGACAGAGGACACAACCCGTGGAGACCTTCCATGAAGATACAAGAGGGCaacaattggaaacagATGAGGAATTGGCTAGAAGATTACAAGACGAGGAAGATAGTCGTGCAGCTGATAATATGCAAGGAAGTTACAACGTTGCCGCAGCTAGAGCAAGAAGACAAACTAATGAGAATGCAACGcagcagaagaagaagaaaaagggaGGTCTGTTTTCAATGAAACCAGGTAAAAAGAGGTTGCAAAAGAGAAAGGAAAAGGGTAAGAGTGAGGACCCCAAGGATTGCATTATCATGTGA
- the NCAS0D03710 gene encoding uncharacterized protein (ancestral locus Anc_6.196): protein MNDDRSSLHYYNPRGKGRYIEIMTTHFKRNIYFKEQEALREEGINIPIGYGDPQIANLEFSNSALEKKHARLVIKMFPSVSNEGIPVPNFRAHVEDLTEGNGIVDLYSKKDPSFNNIVELKNGESFAISGKDNTMNDQEATLFISVTVSFIHGDIFLCEVRPSLPWSTNHRKELEISNTSKFKRRDWNPIKFCIPS from the coding sequence ATGAATGATGATAGATCATCACTCCATTATTACAATCCAAGAGGAAAGGGAAGATATATTGAGATAATGACTACccatttcaaaagaaatatttattttaaagaacaagaagcaCTAAGGGAGGAGGGAATCAACATTCCAATAGGGTATGGGGATCCGCAAATAGCAAATCTTGAGTTTTCGAACAGTGCATTAGAGAAGAAGCATGCCCGTTTGGTAATTAAAATGTTTCCTTCAGTTTCCAACGAAGGCATTCCAGTTCCAAATTTTAGAGCACATGTTGAAGACTTGACAGAGGGAAACGGGATTGTAGATCTGTATTCAAAAAAAGATCCAAGTTTCAACAATATTGTGGAATTAAAAAATGGAGAGTCCTTTGCCATTAGTGGTAAAGATAATACTATGAACGATCAGGAAGCAACTCTCTTCATTTCAGTAACAGTTTCCTTTATCCACGGGGACATATTCTTATGTGAAGTAAGGCCCAGTCTTCCCTGGAGCACGAATCATAGAAAAGAACTTGAGATTTCTAATACCTCAAAGTTCAAGAGACGAGATTGGAACCCCATCAAGTTTTGTATCCCATCCTGA
- the MPC1 gene encoding pyruvate transporter MPC1 (ancestral locus Anc_6.199): MSQPVQRAATRSLIQKYINKETLKYVFTTHFWGPVSNFGIPIAALYDLKKDQTLISGPMTFALVAYSAVFMRYATAVTPKNYLLFGCHFVNEVAQLAQGYRFIDFNYIMSEDQRQEIHRKHELEDGKPE, translated from the coding sequence ATGTCACAACCTGTTCAACGTGCCGCAACACgttctttaattcaaaaatacaTAAATAAGGAAACATTGAAATATGTGTTCACTACACATTTCTGGGGACCTGTCTCCAATTTTGGTATCCCAATTGCTGCCCTttatgatttgaaaaaagacCAAACATTGATTTCGGGACCAATGACTTTCGCATTAGTCGCTTATTCTGCTGTCTTTATGAGATATGCAACAGCAGTCACACCgaagaattatttattgtttgGTTGTCATTTCGTTAACGAAGTGGCTCAGTTAGCACAAGGTTATCGATTCATCGATTTCAATTATATTATGTCAGAAGATCAAAGACAGGAAATCCATAGGAAACATGAACTGGAAGATGGTAAACCTGAATAA